taaaaggaaaaacaccaaaatattcaattttcgaTCGTTTCATTGACGTTTTGCTCaagtaattatttgttattgtttttattacgtTAAAACTGTAACTGAATAACTTGTTACCTACTTGTTTAGTTTATTATGGTGTATTTGGATGGAGAAATGGTTTGGTGTAAACAAAGAAAACAAAAGAATGATAAAATGggcaaaaattaagaaaattatagGAACCAACGGGACGTTTACTAACTTCCTTTTAAAATCTTTACTAGGATTTATgagtaaattgtttttatatacctacctatgattttatttttataaagtgtatctaccattataatttataattaacaatatattatttataattttcaacttaCCTTGTTTTTTCTTGTCTGAATACAACTCGTACATTTTAGGTGGCGTTTTATTGACTATGGGAATGTTCACGTTTCTGTTACTgcaattaaattattcttattcTAAGGCCACAGTAATAAGTTCGGCAATTGGGGGCGTACTAACATTAGGATTGGCCTTTTCTCCGATTTGCAGGTGAGTTTcgaacttaatataataatacattgattaataattaccaACCTATATAACTaacatacaatacaatttaagtatattatgcttagtttaataacatatttaaatattttacaattgagCATCGAGATgagtatataagataatattgtatgaatgtataataactataaatcgTTAACTTACAGTAGGATTAACAATCAAAATTACCTACCCATCCTACCACTGGattaattcaacaaaataatgtagttttttattttcattgatttagaTGTATTTTTATGATGGTCTTGCCCCAGTTATTTTCGGACAAGGGTCGACATGCGCTACTCATGTACGCGTTCATTTTATCGTTTTCCGGACCTTCCAAGACTACATTACACAACACCGGAGTGTTATCGGAATCGCTCACTTGCTTGCAGGTGCGAATAGTTAGctctaaaataatttgttaacaatgtattaatgtattcaaATGGAACGTTTCAGGACGAAATAAAATCGGCCATACGACAAAtcgttgaaataataaaaaagccaCTACTGGCCATCCGAACTTCTATAACGCGCATAAAGGCAAACCTAgcggtaataataaataaaatgaagaaAGGAATGTTGGCCGTCAAGAATACTGTGATAGAGTTAGGTAAGggtgttttattaatttggatATCGTTAGTCgtacattgtacatacaaataaataataatatgatcgtaaTGATATTATCAAAAATTCTCGTATGTTTCgcaaattgtttatttgtgaAATGTTTGCGTCATGAATATAATGATCTTACTAAactttttgatgtttttaaaattatcaaacttACTGGAGCTAGATATAACTAAAACATTTAAAGACGTTACACCTTAGGCGacaaaaatacacatattacataatattatatgtatgtctTAACCTTTATACATAGTACGAACAATCAGGTCGGCGTATGAATGGCTGTACAGCGTAATgaatatttgtaacaaaaaagTCGGCACACCATATCAGAGGTGCACGAAAATGTTTGACAACGCTTTGGAGGAGTGTAaagtaaatagtatttataatcaatattcaatggcaatatatattttaattttagtggtgtaaaaataatttgtacgaCTGCGGCACTGcgacattaaaaaataactaacacAGTTTTTACGCAGGTGACAGTGTCGCCTACTTTCGATTTTATGTGTTCGATATCCTACGTGATTTCAAATGTATGCTACACGGTCAAGTTTCTGGACAGCCTTTGTGAATTTTTCGAATTCATAAACGAATCTATTTTCGGGGCCATTCATAAAAGTAAGCTTTGAAAAACTTTATGAACACCTATTTCTATACCACCATTACCGCGCAATCATTTTATTAACCAATTAAAACTTAACGGTTTTCAGGTTTAAAGAGTTACGTACGTCACATGAAAAACATGTTTTACGTATCCATCGAGTTCAAACATTCGTTTGCATTTGAGTCGACACCGAGCAAAATGAGTAGTGACATTATTCGTGGTATCATTACCGAAATTAAGTACAAGATCGAAAATGTCGTAGTGTTGTTTGACTGGGCTGGGTCGATTTTTTCGTTCTTCTTTCTGTACGTGTTTGTAAGGTGAGTATTTTTGTAATCGGTGGTCCCATAAAAAATGCcccacttaaaatattatggtcgcAGGGTGTTACGGTACAGACAGAAGTATTTGACGGTTGATTCGTTTGATAACAAATACTTGACAAAGGAGTTATACGAGCTAGACGAACGGAAACAGATCCTTGATCGACCGACCATTATGCCGCTGACTagagtagaaaaaaataaattcatagaGGTTACTCGgtttctattttctattaatatacaCAGGGTGTAATAGAAATAGCTGatagatttaattaatattatctccGTAGgtaatattttctgtttaaaagttttttagtataaaattattattaataatttattataactggTATTTAcatacaagtttaaaatattgattaatgattaaattaaaagtcaATGCGTATATAGCTaagtaatattagttattacatacacggaaaaaataaaacacttgtttgtactataaaaatagtaggatttactgtacattataattgctaTAGGGATAGCTATAAGGTTAAccagatttactaaaatattatagtcaagttattatatttatttgaactgAAATATGCTactttaactatattttttagttaattcaaaattaaaaactacattaaCTATAAAACATAGTAAACATtaccataactaataactatatttatatagcaataataagtaaatcattttagttattttacctattaaatagttatatttactaattactataatattatagtttttttagttctttctgttacactctggatatgaataatatattattgtattagatGTTTTCAGCTTTTAAGAGCTGAATttcaaacatataaattaatttagacagcataaatattttcgtatgTTCTAATGTCAACGTGAAACAcgtattttaaatgcatttaggtaactgtgtataatataacttattcaactatcaactaaattatatttatgtatcataaaatatcaatattaagttataattttttatttaataatataatagtatatagtaaatcacattaaaataatatcaacaatgactaatatctataatattcaaaatttcataaaacctttaactatttaaacaacaaacatataatatattatgtttattttattattttttaaaatatgaataggtaACGATTGAAAGTTATTTGGTCTCGTGTTAGGAACTCACTTTATTTACTCACTACTCGTttaacacatatattttatttttgtatttattccaTGACGTATATTCAGTGAACCTAtagttgtattcaattttcatataatatattatatgaaaaaaaagttacaaatatcatttttttgaaaaattaatatttgtattggtaATACTATTACATTTGTTAAAcgtataagtaatttaatatgatatttttgttgtcTACATTATACATTAGCGAACATCTGCTCATTTGGTACTGAAAGAAAGAAAAGCGTTGTTCCGGTCATTGGCCATACTACTACTGGCgacatttaaaatactcatacaAATGGCGGTGGATTACAGTCTTTATTGGATATTGATCACTGTCAGAAAATATGGGCGACTGTCATCACAACTCGACCGTAAAAACAATAAGGCCGATGTATGAACTGCAAGTTATTAATTTctcatatatatcatataaatatcgTAGCACCAAGAATGATCGATGTGAACATCGAAGGCGATGGAATACTAGCAGATCTGTATAAGACtataattcaaacatttaaGCCGGTGGCAAAGGAAATGAACATGGACACAATGAGTTGCTTGCCGAATCCATGGCCGCCAAACTACGATTGCTATCGGCGGATAAGTAATATACAAAcatcttaataatttaaatcgatATCATGATTGTCAGTATTATATAGTCAACCAAGAGCGTAGAatcgataaaaacaaatatcccATCTCTgctatacgtttataatataacgaagGTGTAAAAAAGTTTAGGTTCCGAGCGTTAAAaccttgaaaatataaatttaaaaaaaaagtaaaaaaaattacggtacctattaaataatttttttttgttttctatagtTTTTGTGTTAGTTTTGACGTGGTTTTTGGCTATTATGCAACCATACGGTTTGCGGTTTCGGTCTTACGTTATGGGATACTATCACCCAGACGTGGCTAGCACAAGAGCGGTATGGCTGCATAACCATATAATCCGCCGGAGAATCAGTTTTGTCAAATTCGCAAGACGATTTCTGCGCAGGAAATTCGGCTTGGGTGGCGGAGAAGGTGCTACAGACACATCCTTTATGGATTTTATCTATTCTAAGttagtgtttaaattaaattcttgtacgataaattcaaaaatattattcaactaatatattttataatgtgcgTTCCGCATAGATCctcaaataaatagtttttgtaattgataggtattatatttttatatgttattgaattatttattggaAGATATTCTTAAAGGTATCCGTTCTTGGATCGCATCTGGAGTCGTAAGAAGCAGACAGTATGCCTGCTATGTGGCTACAAAGCAAAGGCAAGAGACTTAAAATCGGGCGAAATTATATTGTGTGCCAATGAGAACTGTAAAGGTGTGTATTGTTCAAAATGTTTCACAGACATTGATAACATGTGCACTCTGTGCAGCAAGCCTATTCATTATGGAGATATAACAGACATTAGTGAAGAAAAGTAtgcgattttaatatttaactcataATCTCGTAAcactataattgtaaatagCAAATAAACGGGATTTCTGCAGAGATAGTTCATCGGATGCAGCGGAGACCAACGCAGTAAAATTATCATTGCGCAAAAGACCATCGAAGAAGATTGGGAAACGAAGACATACGGTTACGTGGGCCAAAACAAAAGTGCCCTCAGTTTTTCGTATAGATAGCTCTGGCGAGGAAGGCGATATCAGCGATGAGAGTTAGTATAACGATATATTATCCAGATATTGGAATAAAGTtccttattttatattcctCTACTAAgttgatttaaacaaaatacgaatctattattttattttcgtacaTTTAAACTAATGAAAGAACTAATTAAAACAGGctctgaatattatattgaacgaGAGAATATAGATAGGCaactaaattacttattaactGTTGTGTGCTTTTAATGTTAAGGATCAAGCGTATGTACAAACAGTACATGTAGCACTGTCTCAAATTCTTATGAAAATGATCCTAACTACGTGAACGCGGATTTGAACTACAAGACATTAATTGTAGAGAGTCAAGATGGAATCCGAACGAATTTGTCGATTTAGTTATAACAGTActgtgattacatttttttctgatgATCAACGagcttaattaattaaataaaatattaaattacacgaaattaatacaatataatataatgttatattataagacGTTAtatggtacaatataatatatttctgtacTCATTATTggaattgtaatattgtataattgtaaaatagcATTCAAATaacttactaataattatataatctgtATAATGTACGTACATTGTTATGTTTTTAGGTAatcatttatattagttatatttactgtttagacagttattgatattaaattattttcgttaTGCGACAATAACGaactgattatttaatattcataatagtattacttttttttttttttatccacgtGGGTCTTATAAATGtgttcaaataacaataataaccaaGAAGTGAATATACCGTAACCGAGAATTAATAATGCTGGATAGATTTCTTTCATGGAAACGCTGTCGAAGCGAGCTACGCCAGAGTTGGCTGAAACACACTTTTGTTTCTGTGGCATTATACTCTTCGCGATTCGATCTTTTAAGCCGATTTCGTGTTGTTGTATCATCCTGAAATGGTAAATATTTAGTGAAACGTTAACCATAAATGCGTATGTTTATTAAGGTAATTGGGTTTAATAAATCTATACGTTCTACATAATGCAGGGCGGTTCACTAAGCAAGCTTACCTCCATTTTCAATTCaatgattaatttattcaaattttaaagtttgatttttggaatttttaaatgtatgtaaagatcatattttcaatttgttgaaaatgttcGTATTACTTAAGGGAGTGTCCTGTTAAGATACAAgcttatattttacaaacgtgAACTcccttttctactgtaaattaattagcaaataatttttcagaaaatgttgacgtatcaaaaattaaaattcaaacgaaAAATGTTCGAGTTATTAACTTTATGTATTAAAGATAATAGGTCCATGAATCAAGATAATGGATTTGGAAAATACGGGAGCTTTggaaaattttagttattaatattaatctaataacatattttataacttgtaaaaattgtataaatataatattatataatcactaGATCCGATATTACacctagtatatatttttataaaaccatttttaaggattattgtCCTTCGTATGAAACTTCTAGTTTTAATAACCGAATAACccaaatttgaaattagtttcatcaaatttaagaaaaattatctcttttgaaaaacaaaagtttttatCGCCACAAAACACTCTTtaagtagtaaaataatttcaataattttaaaaatggtctttaacttttaagtttaaaaattccaaaaatcagaatttgaataaatttattaagttttaaatgacAAATAGGGGTGAGCACTGAGTGAGCATACATAGtaaatcacactgtatatacatttttaaaaccagAATGTAAACACTGTAATAACActaatacctataacctattgctataatattattatatagttttattgctgaacttatttatatgtttaaaatgtactaacaataggtaggtacctaagctTTTTATGATTGGATACATACTTTTGTTTAAATACGTCTTTGTATCCTGATTTTTTTGCGATATATAACGTAAGAAGTGGTATTTTATACAACTCTGTTTCAGATAAACTGCATTTTTCATGTTCTTGCCATGTTTtagctattatataatacgctAATGTGATTTCCACCTAAAAATTACTCtatgttacattatatttgacATGCATTACGACTTCATTAgcgtttaaacaataaaattgcaAAGCTCTGTAACTTACCAAATACGAATGAAATTCGTTTCGAACCCGTTCTACGCCTATTTCAGGACTTGTAAACGCACTTGCACCCTGTGGTTTCATCTTTTCGCGAtagattttcttaatattttcatcgaccGTTTcctgtaattaaatataaattataatatgtaatcgtaaacattgtatttattttagaaagaCGCAATTATATAAACTgaaaacacaaatttaaatttgaatcgcCAATTATAAAATGTGCGTTTAATTTCGGTCAGGTAAATTatcttgtgaaaaaaaatattaaaatataaatattaatactatacgtccttatatagatattaatattatagtatattacatgATACGTATACTTAGTTTACGCGGAGAGTAttaaaaaacacaattaaatcta
Above is a window of Metopolophium dirhodum isolate CAU chromosome 3, ASM1992520v1, whole genome shotgun sequence DNA encoding:
- the LOC132941361 gene encoding DC-STAMP domain-containing protein 2-like, encoding MGMFTFLLLQLNYSYSKATVISSAIGGVLTLGLAFSPICRCIFMMVLPQLFSDKGRHALLMYAFILSFSGPSKTTLHNTGVLSESLTCLQDEIKSAIRQIVEIIKKPLLAIRTSITRIKANLAVIINKMKKGMLAVKNTVIELVRTIRSAYEWLYSVMNICNKKVGTPYQRCTKMFDNALEECKVTVSPTFDFMCSISYVISNVCYTVKFLDSLCEFFEFINESIFGAIHKSLKSYVRHMKNMFYVSIEFKHSFAFESTPSKMSSDIIRGIITEIKYKIENVVVLFDWAGSIFSFFFLYVFVRVLRYRQKYLTVDSFDNKYLTKELYELDERKQILDRPTIMPLTRVEKNKFIERTSAHLVLKERKALFRSLAILLLATFKILIQMAVDYSLYWILITVRKYGRLSSQLDPPRMIDVNIEGDGILADLYKTIIQTFKPVAKEMNMDTMSCLPNPWPPNYDCYRRIIFVLVLTWFLAIMQPYGLRFRSYVMGYYHPDVASTRAVWLHNHIIRRRISFVKFARRFLRRKFGLGGGEGATDTSFMDFIYSKYPFLDRIWSRKKQTVCLLCGYKAKARDLKSGEIILCANENCKGVYCSKCFTDIDNMCTLCSKPIHYGDITDISEEKDSSSDAAETNAVKLSLRKRPSKKIGKRRHTVTWAKTKVPSVFRIDSSGEEGDISDERSSVCTNSTCSTVSNSYENDPNYVNADLNYKTLIVESQDGIRTNLSI